TATTTACAAGAAAATTCATGCAAAACAGGAAAAAATACCTTATTGATGGATTGGAAGTTGAATTTGTTAGACCAATGGATAATACCGAATTTTGCGAACACTGTACAAGAATAAGGCTTACATATGACGGTTATTTAAAACCCTGCCTTTTAAGAGACGATAATTTAGTAGATGTCGTAAATCCAGTTCGAAATGGGGAAGATACTAGGAAATATTTCATAAAATGTATTGAAGAAAGAGAACCGTTCTGTAAAGCTCAGTGAAATAATGAAAACTGCTGAATATTTCATTGAAAAGCTTGATTTAGAAAAACATCCTGAAGGGGATTCTATAAAAGAATTTACCAATCTGAAGAAGTAATTTCAAAAGATAAATTACCAAAAAGATACAATTCAGACCGATTCTATTCTACTTCGATATACTATCTTTTAAGTGGAAACGATGTTTCGAAATTTCACCGTTTAAAATCTGATGAGATATGGCATTACCATTTTGGAAGTTCAGCCATCGTTCACATTATTGATGAATATGGAAAATATACCTTAAAAAAGTTGGGATCCAATCTTGAAGAAAATGAAAATTTTCAAGTAATTATCTCTAAAAATTCCTATTTTGCAGCAGAACTTATTGAAAAAAGTTCTTTTATAATTGTTGGGTGCACTGTATCCCAGGGTTTTGATTTTGAAGATTTCCACCTTGCTTCGAAAGAAGAACTATTAACAAAATATCCTAAACATTCTAATATAATTAAAAAATTTTCTGATTAATATTAAACCCAATTACGTAGGTTATTTATCATTCTAAATGAAAATATATTATTAATGAGGAGAATGGGTGAAATTTTGAAATCGATTCTAAAAAAAATAGGATGCATTCTATTTGGAAGCACACTATTGTCTGCGTCTGTCACAGCAGTTTACGCTCTCGAAAAATACGGGAATGTCAATGACTTTTTAGATGATGATTTAGTAAAGAACGGGAATCCTGATGTTTATATCGTAGTTGGAGAAAACTCCGCTACACCAGATGTAACATCTGCAAACAAAATATCTGCAAAAATCGGAACTCTTACATACACTGAAAAGGTTGTTGAAGACACATCTACAACAGGATATCAAATTATTGGAGAATCTGAAAGTATTAATTTACTGGATGGAACAGATAAATTAGATAGTGCAGGTACTAAAAAATCGTGGATTTTAGTTATTGGAGCAGATGACAGTTATTCTGACTATTTCGACGATGATGAAGGAAATTCATTTTCATATTCTGAATTTTCGGAAGCAGATAAAACGAGATCTCTTGGAGAATTAGGATATTTACTTAAGTTATATGATATAGATCCAAAAAACCATTTTGAATCGGATGATGATGCCTCAGAACTGGTATTTGTAAGAATTACTGATTCAGACAAAAATGCAAATTCTCAAACATACAATATCGAAAAAGATATGGTTTATGTATCAATTGTCTATCCTAATCAAATATCTGCCTTTAAACTAGCAAAAGAATTAGAAGAAGGTTATGAAATTCCGTTTTTGGGCGATAAATACCGTATTGTAAAAATTGATGAAGATGATGACATAATATATCTTGGAACAGCTTCTTATGAAGGAACCATTGCACATAACGAATACATAAGTTCAGGCGAATATCAGGTAGTTTTGGGAGAAATTTTAGAAAATGAGGATGAATACCGTGTTGAAATATCAGTATTAAGAAATGGAAACATGATTGAAGAACATACTGAAACATTAAGTTCTGATAAGTCATTCTCATTCATTGCAGGAAAGATTGGAGTTACAGTTCATGATGTATGGCTAAATACGGCTGCAGATACTGGCTATGCAGATATTACAATATGTAAATCAATTACTGAATTAGAGTTGGGGGAAGAATACATTGAAAACTGGGAAATAAGGGCAGTCGTCAATAACGATGGAAATATCGACTTTTTAAAAACTTATGAAGATAAAACTGTAGGAATTGCACTTGTATATAATGGAAATGATATTGAAAGAATAAAAGATGGTGACAGAATCGAGATTGCAGATTATGTAAATTTAGTATTTGATGATGAAGATGATCTTGATAAAATGATTGCTGAATTTACGGCTGAAAAAACAGTAACTACTGGTTCAACCGGAGGTACATTGGTTACAACGTCAGGAAAAGTTCCAGAAGTTGTCCTTGATAGTGAAATCGAACTTGATGAAACGGACAAAAATTTAATCCTTATAGGTGGCCCTGTTGCAAACCATTTAACAAAAGAGTTGCAGAATAAAGGAAAAATTGATATCGACAATGAAAGTCCTGCGACAGCAGTTTTAGTTGAAGGTGCAGCAAATGGAAATAACGTCCTTGTAATTGCAGGAGGGGATAGATACAGTACGGAAAGTGCAGTATTGTCCATCATGAATCTCATTTAATACACTTTTAAATTATTTCTTTTTTCAAATTTGTTCAAAATATAATCGTGTTCAACAGATAATTTTTTAAAAGCTAAATCCATATTCATAGTGAAAAGTATGGCCGCGATATCATGCTTCTTAAAAAATAGTAACTAGAGGATAAAAATGGCTGAAAAAAACCACGTCGGCATTAAAATCAAACAAACACGAGAAAGACAAAATATGTCAATCGAAGAACTTGCAAAAGCAAGTAACAGCAGTGTAAATCTTATCGAAAGCTTGGAAAATGGAGATTTAGTTCCGTCATTAACCCCTATTTTCAAAATTGCAAGAGCTCTTGGCGTTAGACTCGGTACATTTTTAGACGATGCTCCTCAGAGCGGTCCTGTGTTAACCAAATCTGGAAGCTCAGAAAGTATCGTCAGATTTTCTGGAAAAATCGATGGAACCAAAGATAGCAAATTAGATTTTTATGCACTCGCAGCTGAAAAACAGGACAGACATATGGAACCATTCCTAATAGATGTTCATCCACTTGAATCTGATGAATACAAACTCTCTTCACATGAAGGAGAAGAATTTATCTATGTAATGGATGGAGAAATCGAAGTATTATATGGGCAGGAAAAATACCTCCTTAAAAAAGGAGACAGCATATACTACGATTCGATAGTTCCACATGATTTGCATGCATTTGGAAAAGATGTTGCAAAAATTCTTGCAGTAATATACTCACCATTCTAATCTTTAAAAATTGTGATAATAATGTTTAAAACAACCGTAACCCCTCGATTTGGCGATGTTGATGGATTAAAACATGTAAACAACATCGTACCTGCAATTTGGTTTGAACAGGCCAGAAATCCATTATTCGAAATATTTGTACCAGACTTTGATTTAAGCTACGAAAAATGGAATTTAATTATGGTAAGAACAGAATTTGACTTCGTAGGGCAGATGTATCTTGGAATGGACGTTGAAATTAGATCATATATTTCAAAAATTGGAAATTCATCATTTACAATGTACCAGGAAGCCTGGCAAAACGGCAAATTGGCCGTAAAAGGAAAAGCAGTTGCTGTTCATTATGATTTTATAAATCAAAAGTCAGTTCCGATACCAGATTCCATTAAAGAAAAGTTAAAAGAACACTTTATCGAAGGAATCGATTAATAGCACATTTAGAGGTACATCATGCTTTTTACAAACGATACCCTTGGAGAACTCTTTGAAAAGCAGGTTCGAAAAGATCCTGAAAGAGAATTCATGGTATATCCCGATAGAAATCTTAGATTAACATATAAAGAATTTGACGATAGAGTAAATATGCTCGCAAAAGGGCTTCTTGAAATTGGCATAACTAAAGGAGACCACGTTGGAATATGGGCTAAAAACGTTCCAGACTGGCTTACATTCATGTTTGCAACTGCAAAAATTGGGGCAGTTTTGGTTACAGTAAACACCGCATATAAAAGCCATGAACTTGCGTATGTTCTCAAACAGTCTGACATGAAAGCCCTTGCAATTATTGATGGATTTAGGGATACAAGTTATATCGATATTTTGTATGAACTCGTTCCAGAATTAAAAACATGCCAGCGAGGCGGTTTAAACAGTTCAGAATTCCCATTCTTAAAAAGCGTAATTTACGTTGGACAGGAAAAACACCGTGGAATGTACAACACCAACGAATTAATGCTTCTTGGAAAACACCAACCTGATGACGAACTCTTAAGGATTAAAAAAGAGTTAGATTCTGATGATGTAATAAACATGCAGTATACGTCTGGAACTACGGGTTTTCCAAAGGGAGTAATGCTCACACACAAAAACATCTTGAATAACGGGTTTTATATCGGCGATAGACAGAAATTTACTAAAGAGGACAGGTTGTGTATAACAGTACCGCTTTTCCATTGTTTTGGTATTGTTCTTGCAGTTATGGCAATTTTAACTCATGGAGGTACTATGGTAATGGTTGAGCTTTTCGACCCGCTGTTAGTTCTAGCTGCAGTTCAGAAAGAAAAGTGTACTGCCCTTTATGGGGTACCAACCATGTTTATTGCAGAGTACAGCCACCCGATGTTTGACATGTTTGATCTTTCCAGTCTTCGTACAGGCATTATGGCAGGATCCACACCACCAATAGAAGTCATGAAAAAAGTGGTTAAGGACATGTACATGACTGGAATAACGAGTGTATATGGTTTAACAGAAGGATCTCCAGGATTTACCCAAACTAGTATTGATGACTCGTTAGAAAAAAGAGTACAAACTGTTGGAAGAAAATTACCAGAATGTGAGGTAAAACTTGTAGATCCCGAAACTGGAGAAACTGTAGGTCCGGGAGAAATTGGAGAAATATGCTGTAAAGGCTACAATGTCATGAAAGGATACTATAAAATGCCTGAAAAGACTAAAGAAGTAATCGATGAAGATGGTTGGCTCCACAGTGGTGATTTAGCTACAGTAGATGAAGAAGGATACTACTCAATTGTGGGCCGTATCAAAGAAATGATCATTCGTGGTGGGGAAAACATCTACCCACGAGAAATTGAGGAATTTTTATACACCATGCCGGGAATTAACGATGCGCAAGTCATTGGAATTCCCGATGAAAAATACGGGGAAATTGTTGGTGCATTTGTAATCCCTAAAGAAGATTATGACATTAGAGAAGAAGACGTTAGAGACTATGCAATTGATAAAATTGCAAGATATAAGGTTCCTAAACACGTATTTGTAGTTAAAGAATTTCCTATGACTGCCAGTGGAAAAATACAGAAGTTTAAATTAGTAGAACTTGCAGTTGAACTCTTGAAAAAAGAAACGGAAGAATTATAATACCTTTTTTTATAATTTTTAGATTTATGGTAAAATTATGCAGTATATCGATAAATCAAACGAAGAATTTTTATCCGAAATTTACAAAATAGTTGGAAAAATAAGATTAGAAATCGGCCTCAGTGAATCAGAAATTACAATTTCAGATTTTGAATTTAAAATTGATGCTGGAAATAAAAATAATTTAATTTTAATGTTTTATACGCCCACAAGAACCGATAAATCGCTACTTATCGGCCCAGGTGGCTGGGTAATTGGTAGACTAAGGGAAGAATTAAAAAATAAATTCAAAGAAAATTTAGTTATTCGAGTAGAAAGTTATATCGATAGAAAAAAGGAACTTGAAACTATTGAAAAGTCAATTTCCCAGTTGAAAACGAATGGATTGGATATATCGCCTAAAAAAGATGCTTTAGTGATAATACAGTGTGAAAATGATCTTTCATCGATCGATTTTATAAAAGAATATTTCAATCCGTTTTGTATAACGTTTGACCTTGGAACCGCAATGCTACCCCATAAAAATAGAAACAGAATCGAACAGGTTTTGAAAGACAAAAATATAAACTACGAAATCTTAAGCCCGTATCTATTAAATAATGAACAGATTGTTGATTCGATATCAAAAAACCCGTGTGAAACTGTCTGCAATAACTTAATTTCAGAAATGTTAAATTATGCAAAAAATAAAAACTTTGAGATAATGGTTTTCAACCATTTTAACAAAACTTATGAATTAATGAACGAAATTCACATGATAAATTTCTTAAAAATGTTTCCAGTTAAGTTGAACTCATTGATACATAAGGGCAGAAGTTTAGATTGCCCACTGTTCATACAATCCTGCAAAAGAAACAAAATAACGAAAACATTCAAAGTAAAACAGATCGTTTCAGATGTCTACAGCGGTCTTGTAGAACCTACTGAAGGTGCAGAAGAAATTATGAAATATTTAAAATAAATTTTAAAGAGTGAAAACTTGGATGACAAAAAAATATTTCTTTTTGAATTTACAGTTGGAACTGGACTCGTCCCCGATGAACTCCTCGCTGAAGGAAAATTAATGTTTGATATATTGTTAAATCAATTTTTAAATGAAAATTATACTGTTAAAACAATACTTTGCGAAAAAATAGCTAAAAAATATCCTGAATATCATGAAATGGATAATTTAGAGATAACTGTTTCGAACGATTACATAAATTCAGTTAAAGAGTGTTTAGAGGTTTCAGATTTTGCACTTGCAATTGCGCCAGAAGAAGATATGATATTGTATAACTTAACAGAGCTTATCGAAGAAAGCGGCTGTTTAAATTTAGGCTGTGAAAAATTAGGGGTAAAAATTGCAGGAGACAAATTTTTAACCTACGAAGCGATTAAAAATTTCGTAAATACGCCAAAAACATTCCCAATTAAAAAATACGTTGTTAAAAACAGGCTTGGATGCGACAGTACCCACGATACGTTTGATGAAAATTACATTGTTCAGGAATTTATTGAAGGAGAACCATATTCCATCATTTTTATTGCAAAAAATAAAAAATTCTATCCATTATGTATGAATAAACAGTATATTGAAGAGAGATACTGCGGAGGGGAAATAAATATTGATCACCCCCTAAAAGAAAAGGCGATTATTGAATGTAAGAAAACTCTCGAACAAATCGATGGAATTAACGGTTACGTTGGAGTAGATTTCATGATCAATGGAAAAGAAATCTCAATTTTAGAAGTAAATCCAAGAATTACAACTTCAATTTGTGGAATTAGATCAAAACCGTCAGTTGGAAAACTTTTGATAGATAATGCGCTTGGAAAGGAGATAAACTTCGAAGTTGAACCTGGTTTAAAATTTAAAAGAAACGATTTTGGATTTGAATTTTTATAAAATTTATTTTTAAATTCTAAAAATTTAACTATTTTAAAATACAGATATTATTACGAGGGATATTATGGACTTCGTAAAATCTGGAAAATGCCTTTCATTTTTTGTTGAGGAATTTAAATCGGAAATAGAATCTAAAAACGCTAAAAAAATAGTGTATATCGGTTCAAAAGGGGTTTGCTTTTCGATGGCCCAGCTTTTTGGATATTCAATTAGAAATACTGTTAAAAATCAATACTTTATTCCTGATGCAGAAATTGAAAATTCTGTAGAATATGAACTCACAGATATAGGTTACAGGTTTTTCGGGCTTGAAAATAAAAAAAATCTGATAAATCCCGATATTTTAGTAATTATGGGCGGAATTGCAACTGCACATTCAAAAGCTACGCCTGATGAAGTAAATGCCATAATCAAGAATCTGAGTCCCAAAAAAATTATTGGAATAAGCATTTGTAATGTATTTAAACATAATAAATGGCTTGATAAAATTGATTTTGACGTATTAGTTGATGGAACATTGGATCCAGTAAATTTATGGAAAAAATAGATTTAATATATTTATCGTCGATATAACTTTTTTTAAGAAATTGCCCCGACAAAAATGTTCTT
This Methanococcus maripaludis C5 DNA region includes the following protein-coding sequences:
- a CDS encoding helix-turn-helix domain-containing protein, which codes for MAEKNHVGIKIKQTRERQNMSIEELAKASNSSVNLIESLENGDLVPSLTPIFKIARALGVRLGTFLDDAPQSGPVLTKSGSSESIVRFSGKIDGTKDSKLDFYALAAEKQDRHMEPFLIDVHPLESDEYKLSSHEGEEFIYVMDGEIEVLYGQEKYLLKKGDSIYYDSIVPHDLHAFGKDVAKILAVIYSPF
- a CDS encoding thioesterase family protein, yielding MFKTTVTPRFGDVDGLKHVNNIVPAIWFEQARNPLFEIFVPDFDLSYEKWNLIMVRTEFDFVGQMYLGMDVEIRSYISKIGNSSFTMYQEAWQNGKLAVKGKAVAVHYDFINQKSVPIPDSIKEKLKEHFIEGID
- the mfnD gene encoding tyramine--L-glutamate ligase, producing the protein MDDKKIFLFEFTVGTGLVPDELLAEGKLMFDILLNQFLNENYTVKTILCEKIAKKYPEYHEMDNLEITVSNDYINSVKECLEVSDFALAIAPEEDMILYNLTELIEESGCLNLGCEKLGVKIAGDKFLTYEAIKNFVNTPKTFPIKKYVVKNRLGCDSTHDTFDENYIVQEFIEGEPYSIIFIAKNKKFYPLCMNKQYIEERYCGGEINIDHPLKEKAIIECKKTLEQIDGINGYVGVDFMINGKEISILEVNPRITTSICGIRSKPSVGKLLIDNALGKEINFEVEPGLKFKRNDFGFEFL
- a CDS encoding AMP-binding protein, coding for MLFTNDTLGELFEKQVRKDPEREFMVYPDRNLRLTYKEFDDRVNMLAKGLLEIGITKGDHVGIWAKNVPDWLTFMFATAKIGAVLVTVNTAYKSHELAYVLKQSDMKALAIIDGFRDTSYIDILYELVPELKTCQRGGLNSSEFPFLKSVIYVGQEKHRGMYNTNELMLLGKHQPDDELLRIKKELDSDDVINMQYTSGTTGFPKGVMLTHKNILNNGFYIGDRQKFTKEDRLCITVPLFHCFGIVLAVMAILTHGGTMVMVELFDPLLVLAAVQKEKCTALYGVPTMFIAEYSHPMFDMFDLSSLRTGIMAGSTPPIEVMKKVVKDMYMTGITSVYGLTEGSPGFTQTSIDDSLEKRVQTVGRKLPECEVKLVDPETGETVGPGEIGEICCKGYNVMKGYYKMPEKTKEVIDEDGWLHSGDLATVDEEGYYSIVGRIKEMIIRGGENIYPREIEEFLYTMPGINDAQVIGIPDEKYGEIVGAFVIPKEDYDIREEDVRDYAIDKIARYKVPKHVFVVKEFPMTASGKIQKFKLVELAVELLKKETEEL
- a CDS encoding S-layer protein — encoded protein: MKSILKKIGCILFGSTLLSASVTAVYALEKYGNVNDFLDDDLVKNGNPDVYIVVGENSATPDVTSANKISAKIGTLTYTEKVVEDTSTTGYQIIGESESINLLDGTDKLDSAGTKKSWILVIGADDSYSDYFDDDEGNSFSYSEFSEADKTRSLGELGYLLKLYDIDPKNHFESDDDASELVFVRITDSDKNANSQTYNIEKDMVYVSIVYPNQISAFKLAKELEEGYEIPFLGDKYRIVKIDEDDDIIYLGTASYEGTIAHNEYISSGEYQVVLGEILENEDEYRVEISVLRNGNMIEEHTETLSSDKSFSFIAGKIGVTVHDVWLNTAADTGYADITICKSITELELGEEYIENWEIRAVVNNDGNIDFLKTYEDKTVGIALVYNGNDIERIKDGDRIEIADYVNLVFDDEDDLDKMIAEFTAEKTVTTGSTGGTLVTTSGKVPEVVLDSEIELDETDKNLILIGGPVANHLTKELQNKGKIDIDNESPATAVLVEGAANGNNVLVIAGGDRYSTESAVLSIMNLI
- a CDS encoding cupin domain-containing protein; this encodes MSKDKLPKRYNSDRFYSTSIYYLLSGNDVSKFHRLKSDEIWHYHFGSSAIVHIIDEYGKYTLKKLGSNLEENENFQVIISKNSYFAAELIEKSSFIIVGCTVSQGFDFEDFHLASKEELLTKYPKHSNIIKKFSD
- a CDS encoding DUF2124 family protein, yielding MDFVKSGKCLSFFVEEFKSEIESKNAKKIVYIGSKGVCFSMAQLFGYSIRNTVKNQYFIPDAEIENSVEYELTDIGYRFFGLENKKNLINPDILVIMGGIATAHSKATPDEVNAIIKNLSPKKIIGISICNVFKHNKWLDKIDFDVLVDGTLDPVNLWKK